Proteins co-encoded in one Setaria viridis chromosome 9, Setaria_viridis_v4.0, whole genome shotgun sequence genomic window:
- the LOC117839071 gene encoding oxysterol-binding protein-related protein 3C, whose amino-acid sequence MGSKDQAGGAASSGGGFFSSFAAGVRSWGTAVHKSVNGLLGYEGLEVINPDGGTDDAEEEALRGRWKQEDRDSYWKMMHKYIGSDVTSLVTLPVIIFEPMTMLQKMAELMEYCELLDKADESEDPYMRMAYASAWAVSVYFAYQRTWKPFNPILGETYEMVNHQGITFLAEQVSHHPPMGVAHCENEHFTYDITSKLKTKFLGNSLEVYPVGRTRVTLKKSGVVLDLVPPPTKVNNLIFGRTWVDSPGEMVMTNLTTGDKAVLYFQPCGWFGAGRYEVDGYVYSAEEEPKIMITGKWNTFMSCQPCDQEGEPIPGTELKEIWRIAPTPQNDKYQYTHFAHKINSFDTAPKKLLPSDSRLRPDRYALEKGDMSKSGAEKSRLEEQQRAEKRTREAKGEQFTPRWFNLTDVVAPTPWGELEIYEYNGKYTEHRAAIDGSSVGDETDVTSIKFNPWQYGNSSSS is encoded by the exons ATGGGATCCAAGGACCAGGCCGGAGGGGCCGCCTCCTCGGGCGGCGGCTTCTTCTCGTCGTTCGCCGCCGGCGTGCGCAGCTGGGGCACCGCCGTGCACAAATCCGTCAACGG GTTGCTCGGTTATGAAGGCCTTGAAGTTATTAACCCTGATGGAGGCACGGATGACGCTGAAGAAGAGGCCTTGAGGGGGCGATGGAAGCAGGAG GATCGTGACAGTTATTGGAAGATGATGCATAAATACATAGGATCGGATGTTACATCACTTGTGACACTTCCAGTCATCATTTTTGAACCAATGACAATGCTTCAGAAAATGGCCGAG TTGATGGAATACTGTGAGTTGTTAGACAAAGCAGATGAATCTGAGGATCCATACATGCGTATGGCTTATGCTT CTGCATGGGCTGTTTCGGTCTACTTTGCATATCAGCGTACATGGAAGCCTTTCAATCCAATCCTTGGAGAGACTTATGAAATGGTTAACCACCAGGGCATTACATTTCTTGCGGAGCAG GTAAGCCATCATCCTCCAATGGGTGTTGCTCATTGTGAGAATGAGCATTTTACTTATGATATCACATCTAAGTTGAAGACCAAATTCTTGGGAAATTCATTGGAAGTTTACCCAGTTGGAAG GACTAGAGTGACACTTAAAAAATCTGGTGTCGTTTTGGATTTggtgccaccaccaacaaaGGTTAACAACCTGATATTTGGGCGCACATGGGTTGACTCACCTGGAGAGATGGTCATGACAAACCTGACAACTGGAGACAAAGCTGTGCTATATTTCCAGCCATGCGGCTGGTTCGG GGCTGGCCGGTATGAGGTGGATGGGTATGTGTACAGTGCAGAGGAAGAACCCAAAATAATGATTACAGGGAAATGGAATACGTTTATGAGCTGCCAACCATGTGATCAAGAGGGCGAACCTATTCCAGGCACTGAGCTGAAGGAG ATCTGGAGGATTGCTCCAACCCCACAGAATGACAAGTACCAGTACACACACTTTGCTCACAAAATAAATAGCTTTGACACTGCTCCTAAGAAGCTGTTGCCATCTGATTCCCGGTTGAGGCCTGACCGATACGCGCTCGAGAAGGGTGACATGTCGAAGTCTGGCGCAGAAAAGAGCAG GCTGGAGGAACAACAGAGAGCTGAGAAAAGAACTCGTGAGGCCAAGGGTGAGCAATTTACACCCAGATGGTTTAACTTGACGGATGTAGTCGCCCCTACTCCCTGGGGTGAGTTGGAGATTTATGAATACAATGGCAAATATACTGAGCACCGGGCTGCCATCGATGGCTCCAGTGTCGGTGACGAGACAGATGTCACTTCCATCAAGTTCAACCCATGGCAGTACGGCAACTCATCATCCTCATGA